GCAGCCGAGGACCACGGCCCGTACGCCCGGCGGAGTGAGGGCGGCGGCAGTGGCGACGGCGCGGTCGATCCCGGCCTCGTCGCCGTGTTCGACGGCGTCGGCGAGGCCCGGGCACGGGACCTCGGTGACGTCGGTGGAGCCGGCGAACTCGGCGATCAGCCCTCGCTGGTAGGGGCTGCCGGTGGTGGCCGGGGTGGCCCAGATGGCGACCGGGCCGCCGCCCGCCGCCGCGGGCTTGATGGCGGGGACCGTGCCGATGACCGGCAGCGCGGGCTCCAGCGCGGCGCGGAGCGCGGGCAGGGCGTGGACGGAAGCGGTGTTGCAGGCGACGATCAGGGCGTCCGGCCGGTGGGCGGCGGCGGCGCGGGCCACGGCCAGCGCCCGGGCGGTGACGTCCTCGGGGGTGCGCGGGCCCCAGGGCACGGAGCCGGGGTCGGAGGAGACCACCAGCTCGGCGTCGGGCCGCAGTCGGCGAACGGCGGCCGCTGCCGCCAGCAGGCCGATTCCGGAGTCCATGAGCGCGATCTTCACCCGGTCACCCTAGCCGACACCCCTTGCGGACCGGGCGTTGTGGGGCAGACTGCGGCCAATGAGCGCCGTTGCCTGGATCGCCGTGGGTTCGCTGACCGCCTGGGTGTGGCTGCTGCTGGGGCAGGGCCTCTACTGGCGGACCGACCAGCGGCTCCCCCGGCGCACCGATCCCGCTCGCTGGCCGTCGGTGGCGGTGGTCGTACCGGCCCGCGACGAGGCGGAGATGCTGCCGGTGAGCCTGCCCTCGCTGCTGGTCCAGGACTATCCGGGGGACGCCTGGATCGTCCTGGTGGACGACTGCTCCGGCGACGGCACCGGGCAGCTGGCCCGGGAGCTGGCCGCCCGTTTCGGCGGCCTGCCGCTGACCGTGGTGGAGCCCGGGGAGCCGGAGCCCGGCTGGACGGGCAAGCTCTGGGCGCTGCGGCACGGCATCGCGGTGGCCCGGCTCCAGAAGCCGGACTTCCTGCTGCTGACCGACGCCGACATCGCCCACGAGCCGGACAGCCTGCGGGACCTGGTGGCGGCGGCCGGGAGCGAGGGTCCGGACGGCTTCGATCTGGTGTCCCAGATGGCGCGGCTGCGGGTGGAGAGCTTCTGGGAGCGTCTGGTGGTGCCCGCGTTCGTCTACTTCTTCGGGCAGCTCTACCCGTTCCGCCGGGTGAACCGGGCCCGCTCACGTACGGCCGCGGCGGCGGGCGGCTGTGTGCTGCTGCGGACGGAGGCGGCCGAGCGGGCGCGGATCCCGGAGTCGATCCGGCAGGCGGTGATCGACGACGTGTCGCTGGCGCGGGAGGTGCGGCGGGTGGGCGGCCGGATCTGGCTGGGGCTCGCGGAGCGGGTGGACAGCGTGCGGCCGTATCCGCGGCTGAGGGACCTGTGGCGG
This DNA window, taken from Streptomyces griseus subsp. griseus, encodes the following:
- a CDS encoding glycosyltransferase; the encoded protein is MSAVAWIAVGSLTAWVWLLLGQGLYWRTDQRLPRRTDPARWPSVAVVVPARDEAEMLPVSLPSLLVQDYPGDAWIVLVDDCSGDGTGQLARELAARFGGLPLTVVEPGEPEPGWTGKLWALRHGIAVARLQKPDFLLLTDADIAHEPDSLRDLVAAAGSEGPDGFDLVSQMARLRVESFWERLVVPAFVYFFGQLYPFRRVNRARSRTAAAAGGCVLLRTEAAERARIPESIRQAVIDDVSLAREVRRVGGRIWLGLAERVDSVRPYPRLRDLWRMVARSAYAQLRHSPLLLAGTVPGLLLVYVAPPAALVAGVLTGDAAAAWAGGAAWAVMTATYLPMLAYYRQSPWLGPLLPVTAVLYLLMTVDSAVQHYRGRGAAWKGRTYARPDRDGTPDAAPGR
- a CDS encoding glutamate racemase; amino-acid sequence: MKIALMDSGIGLLAAAAAVRRLRPDAELVVSSDPGSVPWGPRTPEDVTARALAVARAAAAHRPDALIVACNTASVHALPALRAALEPALPVIGTVPAIKPAAAGGGPVAIWATPATTGSPYQRGLIAEFAGSTDVTEVPCPGLADAVEHGDEAGIDRAVATAAALTPPGVRAVVLGCTHYELVADRIRTAVQRPGHPPLVLHGSAGAVAAQALRRIGAEAAPTAEPSGTLTVLLAGRPGTLPEPALAYAEGRALQAAAPAR